AGATCCTTCCGGAGGTTGGCCGATCAAGCCCCGCAATCAAACCCAGCAGCGTGGACTTGCCGCTTCCGGATGGTCCGACAATCGCGACCGTCTGCTTGTCTGGAATCTCCAGCGTGACATCATCAAGAATCCTCACCATTTCCCCGCCGGCCTCAAGTTGCATCGTCACATGTTGAGTCGCAATCATGGTGTATCTGCTCCGTTGACGACGGCACGCATCCGCAAATTCATATTATACTGTAGTCATGAAGACCGGCTCCGACCATTTCCCTATCACCTTGCGTCTTAAGACAGGCTGCTTCGCGGCGGTCGTCATCATCGGCCTGTTAGGTTGTGATCCCTCGACAACGCCGACATCGCCACCCTCACCGACCACCAGCTTGACACCACAACCCGCGCCTCGCGAGCCCCATCCTCAGACGCCCCAGGCTTCCACGCCACCCCCGCACGCTGACGATCGGCTCAAAATTGTGGCGTTCGGCGATAGCTTGACGGCCGGTCTTGGAGTCGCTCCCGACCAGACCTATCCCGCACAGTTACAGAAACGGCTCGATGCGTTGGGGCAGCCCTACCTGGTGCTCAACGCCGGGGTCAGTGGTGACACTTCTGCGGGCGGGCTCCGGCGCGTTTCCTGGGTCCTTGCGGGCAACCCGCGTGTAGTGATCCTCGAATTGGGAGGGAACGACGGACTGCGGGGTTTGGGTCTCATGGAAACCCGTTCTCACCTGGACGCGATCATCAGGCGACTGAAAGAGGCGGAGGTGCAGGTGATCCTTGCCGGGATGAAACTACCACCG
The sequence above is drawn from the Nitrospira defluvii genome and encodes:
- a CDS encoding arylesterase, with amino-acid sequence MKTGSDHFPITLRLKTGCFAAVVIIGLLGCDPSTTPTSPPSPTTSLTPQPAPREPHPQTPQASTPPPHADDRLKIVAFGDSLTAGLGVAPDQTYPAQLQKRLDALGQPYLVLNAGVSGDTSAGGLRRVSWVLAGNPRVVILELGGNDGLRGLGLMETRSHLDAIIRRLKEAEVQVILAGMKLPPNYGEEYTSKFEAMYRELAQVHSLPLIPFLLEGVGGEKSLNQADGIHPTAEGYRMVVENVLKSLLPVLNERAPARTGVKNWRETSSLPSRTEQHSTPRNRNGLVSSS